A window of the Vigna angularis cultivar LongXiaoDou No.4 chromosome 3, ASM1680809v1, whole genome shotgun sequence genome harbors these coding sequences:
- the LOC108322036 gene encoding putative fasciclin-like arabinogalactan protein 20, which yields MESSLALLFFIPSFVLSSLCHALPREAVFDAADVLLDSGFVSMALTLEVVAERLLEQSPSATVFAPSDSAFKKSGQPSLDLLRFHLAPLPLTSSSLRLLSAGARIPTMLTGQSLTVTTSPSDRATSINNIKLTLSPIYDDGFLLVYGIDRFFDPNFQFNGQGPSSDSNSFCSAKNRTSGASDSFNRAIQTLKSGGYSAVASFLGMQLSGVAEPNGITVFAPADDSVMNRIGDFDQYPSFFRRHVVPCRFLWNDLMNFGDGFMLPTFLDEFNINITRSDGVLILNGIPVFFPDLFFNDRVVVHGVSDILVTQSETFQKNQKNLFDSFEF from the coding sequence ATGGAGTCCTCGCTCGCGCTCCTCTTCTTCATCCCCTCCTTCGTCTTGTCCTCTCTCTGCCATGCACTACCGCGCGAAGCCGTATTTGACGCCGCCGATGTCCTCTTGGATTCAGGGTTCGTGTCTATGGCTCTAACACTAGAAGTCGTTGCCGAAAGGCTTCTAGAGCAGTCTCCTTCTGCCACCGTCTTCGCTCCCTCCGATTCCGCGTTCAAGAAATCTGGCCAGCCGTCTCTTGATCTCCTCCGCTTCCACCTCGCGCCGCTCCCGCTCACCTCGTCCAGTCTCCGCCTCCTAAGCGCCGGCGCAAGGATCCCGACAATGCTCACCGGCCAGTCTCTCACCGTCACAACCTCTCCATCCGATCGTGCAACCTCCATTAACAACATAAAACTCACGCTATCGCCAATCTACGACGATGGTTTTCTTTTAGTCTACGGCATTGACAGGTTCTTTGATCCTAACTTTCAATTTAACGGTCAAGGTCCTAGTTCTGATTCGAACTCCTTTTGTTCTGCCAAGAACCGCACCTCTGGTGCTTCCGATTCCTTTAACCGAGCCATCCAAACCCTAAAAAGTGGTGGATACTCCGCTGTGGCTTCGTTTCTTGGAATGCAGCTATCCGGTGTCGCGGAGCCAAACGGAATCACTGTGTTCGCTCCGGCGGACGACTCGGTGATGAACCGCATAGGCGATTTCGACCAGTATCCTTCGTTCTTTCGCCGGCACGTTGTACCGTGCCGGTTTCTGTGGAACGATCTCATGAATTTCGGCGACGGATTTATGTTGCCGACGTTCTTGGATGaattcaacatcaacatcacaaGATCTGACGGCGTTTTGATTCTTAACGGGATTCCGGTGTTCTTTCCTGATCTGTTCTTTAACGACAGGGTCGTGGTTCACGGTGTTAGCGATATTCTGGTGACACAAAGCGAAACGTTTcaaaaaaaccagaaaaacctgtttgattcttttgaattttga